A genome region from Bradyrhizobium sp. WSM1417 includes the following:
- a CDS encoding acyl-CoA dehydrogenase family protein, which produces MAPGQEPSVGRAAGARSDEPAHVAMVAKARALVPRLRERAARTEELRHLPPETEKDLHDAGLFRMLQPKRIGGAELDYVALIDCADLLGRADASVAWNLANLASHHWMLGMFESTAQDLVWGLDPDALIASSFIFPAGRATRVEGGYRLHGSWPFSSGVASCAWNMLASVVYSDDEADGIEYRIFLLPKADYKVLDTWNVAGLRGTGSCDVEVRDAFVPEEMTVAVGDLDGGPTPGSKLNPNPLYALPVFSLFPYVLSGVALGNAQACLDDYAEVVRHRISTYNHARLSDFQSTQIKIAEASAKIDAARLIMRSACLNAMEDARRGHIPDMATKTRYRRDGAFSVNFCTDAVSMLFAASGARGLFTTGALQRQFRDAHAINSHLAFNFDAAGTNYGRVALGLPSENLTL; this is translated from the coding sequence ATGGCGCCTGGTCAAGAGCCGAGCGTAGGTCGGGCCGCGGGGGCGCGATCCGATGAACCTGCCCATGTGGCAATGGTCGCGAAGGCCCGCGCGCTCGTCCCACGGCTGCGAGAGCGGGCGGCGCGGACGGAAGAGCTGCGGCATCTGCCGCCCGAAACGGAGAAGGATCTGCACGACGCGGGCCTGTTCCGGATGCTTCAGCCGAAGCGCATTGGCGGCGCAGAACTCGATTATGTCGCCTTGATCGACTGCGCGGACCTGCTCGGACGGGCGGACGCGTCGGTGGCGTGGAATCTGGCCAATCTGGCGAGCCATCACTGGATGCTCGGCATGTTCGAGTCGACGGCGCAGGATCTGGTCTGGGGCCTTGATCCGGACGCACTGATCGCGTCCTCGTTCATTTTTCCCGCCGGACGTGCCACGAGAGTGGAGGGCGGATACCGGCTCCATGGCAGCTGGCCGTTCTCCTCGGGCGTTGCCTCCTGCGCATGGAACATGCTTGCAAGCGTCGTCTACTCCGACGACGAGGCGGACGGCATCGAGTATCGGATATTTCTGCTGCCGAAAGCCGACTACAAGGTCCTCGACACCTGGAACGTCGCGGGTCTGCGCGGGACAGGGTCCTGCGACGTGGAGGTCAGGGACGCTTTCGTGCCCGAGGAAATGACGGTTGCAGTCGGCGATCTTGACGGCGGTCCGACGCCGGGAAGCAAGCTCAATCCCAACCCACTGTATGCGCTCCCCGTGTTCTCGCTGTTTCCCTACGTCCTCTCCGGCGTCGCGCTGGGGAACGCGCAGGCGTGTCTCGACGATTATGCGGAGGTCGTCCGTCATCGCATTTCCACCTACAACCACGCCAGGCTGAGCGACTTTCAAAGCACCCAGATCAAGATCGCCGAGGCCTCGGCGAAGATCGACGCTGCACGCCTGATCATGCGATCGGCCTGTCTGAATGCCATGGAGGATGCACGGCGGGGTCATATCCCCGATATGGCGACCAAGACCAGATATCGGCGCGACGGGGCCTTTTCAGTGAACTTCTGCACCGATGCGGTGTCGATGCTGTTTGCCGCGAGCGGAGCACGGGGCCTGTTCACGACGGGCGCGTTGCAGCGGCAGTTCCGCGATGCGCACGCGATCAATTCGCATCTCGCGTTCAATTTCGATGCAGCCGGGACCAACTATGGACGCGTGGCGTTAGGCCTGCCGTCCGAGAATCTCACGCTGTGA
- a CDS encoding FAD-dependent monooxygenase — MPVLLPTSRTRDHVKGAGARHAQDQVKDHAVVIAGAGPTGMMLAAELALAHVDVAVVERRADQELTGTRAGGLHARSIEILDQRGVADRFLREGQITQLAGFAWTRLDISDLPTRHAYGLALRQSHIERILADWVSELAVPIYRNREVTCFAQDETGIDVTLSGGETLRANYLVGCDGGRSLVRKAAGIDLVGTGPTLSNLMAEVEMRVEPEWGLRHDALGFHGLSKTESGRVLVVVTEATLDRTGAPGPRDLSEALVAVYGTDFGLHSPSWISRFTDAARQAVSYRSGRVLIAGDAAHIHHSVGGQGLNTGLQDAVNLGWKLAQVVKGLSPETLLDTYHAERHPVAARVLRNTMAQIALLRRGEDGLKAAREIVSELLGMDEPRKRFGAMMSGLDVHYDLGKGHALLGRRIPDLDLTLEGRPLRLFTLLHDARGLLFNLGEKNSFDTAPWADRIKTVDVKHDGAWELPNVGQVAVPGAVLVRPDGHVAWVRDQGHHGLADALTRWFGAPAA; from the coding sequence ATGCCTGTACTGCTTCCGACGTCCCGGACGCGCGACCACGTCAAAGGGGCTGGCGCCCGCCACGCTCAAGACCAAGTGAAAGACCACGCGGTGGTGATCGCCGGCGCTGGCCCGACCGGCATGATGCTGGCCGCGGAGCTCGCGCTCGCGCATGTCGACGTCGCCGTGGTCGAACGGCGCGCCGACCAGGAGCTAACAGGCACGCGCGCCGGCGGCTTGCACGCGCGCAGCATCGAGATCCTCGACCAGCGCGGCGTCGCGGATCGCTTCCTGCGCGAAGGACAGATCACCCAGCTCGCGGGCTTCGCCTGGACCAGGCTCGACATCAGCGACCTCCCCACCCGCCACGCTTACGGGCTCGCCCTGCGGCAGAGCCACATCGAGCGCATCCTGGCTGACTGGGTCAGCGAGCTCGCGGTGCCGATCTATCGCAACCGCGAGGTGACGTGTTTTGCGCAGGACGAGACCGGCATCGACGTGACGCTCTCCGGCGGCGAGACCTTGCGCGCAAACTATCTGGTCGGCTGTGACGGCGGCCGCAGCCTGGTGCGCAAGGCCGCCGGCATCGACTTGGTCGGCACAGGTCCGACGCTGAGCAACCTCATGGCCGAAGTCGAGATGCGAGTGGAGCCGGAATGGGGCCTGCGTCACGACGCGCTCGGCTTTCACGGCCTCAGCAAGACCGAGAGCGGGCGCGTGCTGGTCGTTGTGACGGAAGCGACGCTCGATCGCACCGGCGCGCCTGGCCCCCGCGATCTCAGCGAAGCCCTCGTCGCCGTGTACGGCACCGACTTCGGACTCCACAGCCCGTCCTGGATCTCCCGTTTCACCGATGCGGCACGGCAGGCCGTGTCCTATCGCAGCGGACGCGTGCTAATCGCCGGCGATGCCGCGCATATCCATCACTCTGTCGGCGGGCAGGGCCTCAACACCGGTCTGCAGGACGCGGTCAATCTCGGTTGGAAGCTCGCGCAAGTGGTCAAGGGTTTGTCGCCCGAAACCCTGCTCGACACCTACCACGCCGAGCGCCATCCCGTCGCCGCGCGCGTGCTGCGCAACACCATGGCGCAAATCGCCCTGCTCCGCCGCGGCGAGGACGGCCTCAAGGCCGCGCGCGAAATCGTCTCCGAACTGCTCGGCATGGACGAGCCGCGTAAGCGTTTTGGCGCGATGATGAGCGGGCTCGACGTGCACTATGATCTCGGCAAAGGACACGCACTGCTCGGGCGCCGCATCCCCGATCTCGATTTGACACTCGAAGGGCGTCCGCTGCGACTATTCACGCTGCTGCACGACGCGCGGGGCTTGCTGTTCAATCTTGGCGAGAAGAATAGCTTCGATACCGCACCATGGGCTGATCGCATCAAAACAGTGGATGTCAAACACGACGGCGCCTGGGAGCTTCCGAACGTCGGACAAGTCGCAGTACCAGGCGCCGTGCTGGTGCGGCCGGACGGGCACGTGGCCTGGGTGAGAGATCAAGGTCATCACGGACTTGCGGACGCGCTGACGAGGTGGTTCGGGGCGCCTGCGGCTTAA
- a CDS encoding imm11 family protein, which produces MTRRAKHWQNAIIEMNLSPRGLPRAFLLAVDGSPSPCPDGHHVQWDVVMGEERAVSIAKRPRARKRRFYEMGPDYGVGGKAGYWLEDESILPPYKVFRLPASTTPAPFVVDRSAGSLPIDLEPYYGWWLVSDRTKAVLERLDPGAFVFVPCTVRVPHGSYDGPDYWLCDVVRVLDALDESQSRLTIRTEDNPRSLQFGKKVYLTMLGSKLVFTEAAVGEAHIFRMAHSEADVVCDQDMKDACKSAGLMHSQCRSY; this is translated from the coding sequence TTGACACGTCGGGCAAAACACTGGCAGAATGCCATCATCGAGATGAATTTGAGCCCGCGGGGATTGCCGCGGGCTTTTTTATTGGCAGTGGATGGTAGTCCTTCGCCGTGCCCCGATGGGCATCATGTTCAATGGGATGTAGTCATGGGCGAGGAAAGGGCAGTTTCTATCGCGAAACGACCCAGAGCGCGAAAGCGCCGCTTTTACGAAATGGGTCCCGACTACGGCGTGGGAGGCAAGGCGGGCTATTGGCTCGAGGACGAAAGTATCCTTCCTCCCTACAAGGTATTCCGCCTGCCGGCTTCTACCACGCCTGCGCCCTTCGTGGTTGATAGATCGGCTGGCAGCTTGCCGATTGACCTGGAGCCTTACTACGGATGGTGGCTCGTTTCGGATCGGACAAAAGCAGTATTGGAGCGGCTTGATCCGGGGGCCTTTGTGTTTGTGCCGTGCACGGTGCGAGTGCCGCATGGTAGTTACGATGGCCCGGACTATTGGCTCTGCGATGTTGTTCGCGTCCTTGATGCACTTGATGAATCGCAATCGCGTTTGACCATCCGAACTGAGGACAATCCTCGCTCGCTCCAATTCGGAAAGAAGGTCTACTTGACCATGCTTGGCTCCAAGCTGGTCTTTACGGAGGCTGCAGTCGGCGAAGCCCATATCTTTCGTATGGCTCATAGCGAGGCTGACGTCGTATGCGATCAAGACATGAAGGATGCCTGCAAGTCGGCCGGTCTGATGCATAGTCAGTGCAGGTCATACTAA
- a CDS encoding response regulator, which produces MSHTVLVVDDDPSVLDVIVEMLEDLGCEVISARSGHDALDRLKQNQDISILITDINMPGMDGHELAERVRRDRPELKILQLSGREPRRDGLPMIRKPFSFEELASTMQRTTGIC; this is translated from the coding sequence ATGAGCCATACCGTACTGGTTGTTGACGACGATCCCAGCGTGCTCGACGTCATCGTTGAGATGCTGGAAGATCTCGGCTGCGAAGTCATCAGCGCCCGGAGCGGCCACGATGCGCTCGACCGGCTCAAGCAGAACCAGGATATCTCCATCCTCATCACCGACATCAACATGCCTGGCATGGACGGTCATGAACTGGCCGAGCGGGTCAGGCGAGACCGCCCGGAACTGAAGATCCTGCAATTGTCCGGGCGTGAACCCCGGCGCGACGGCCTTCCCATGATCAGAAAGCCGTTTTCGTTCGAGGAACTCGCCAGCACCATGCAGCGGACCACCGGCATCTGCTGA
- a CDS encoding CaiB/BaiF CoA-transferase family protein, with protein sequence MPTKPQLPERSSRATGAPTALDGLLVVDFTRVVAGPACTQTLADFGAHVIKIENPDGGDDTRAYEHAEIGGESAAYLSLNRNKRGIALDLTVPEAREIALDLIRKADVVVENFSGGVMKKFGLDYEAVAPLNPRLVYCSISAYGRTGPFASRPGFDPITQAESGFMSLNGFADGPAVRTGPPIVDMATGMSACNAILMALLARDRLDRGQHVEVALFDVAMGMTGFYGMAYLINGENPGRFGNSPSGSPTVGVYEASDGPLYMACANDRLYRRLVVEVLNRPDLITDPQFATRRARSEHKELLRAAIAEVFASDTLENWMTKMKLANIPVGYLRTVEEGFNAPEARARHRLNRIPHRTAGWVPNIEPPIAMSLTGPIDPVAAPLLGEHTEQVLRDTLGYDERRISQFTQMGVFGSGKPASSG encoded by the coding sequence ATGCCCACCAAGCCTCAATTGCCGGAACGTTCGTCGCGGGCGACGGGCGCGCCTACCGCGCTCGATGGTCTGCTGGTCGTCGATTTCACGCGTGTGGTTGCCGGCCCGGCCTGTACGCAGACGCTTGCTGATTTCGGCGCACACGTCATCAAGATCGAGAATCCAGACGGGGGCGACGACACGCGTGCGTATGAACACGCCGAGATCGGTGGAGAGAGTGCTGCCTATCTGAGCCTCAATCGCAACAAGCGCGGCATCGCGCTCGACCTTACCGTGCCGGAGGCTCGTGAGATTGCGCTGGATTTGATTCGCAAGGCCGACGTGGTCGTCGAGAACTTTTCCGGCGGGGTCATGAAGAAATTTGGCCTCGACTATGAAGCTGTTGCGCCGCTCAATCCGCGGCTAGTCTATTGCTCGATCTCCGCCTACGGGCGCACCGGACCGTTTGCCTCGCGTCCCGGTTTTGATCCGATCACGCAGGCGGAAAGCGGCTTCATGTCGCTCAACGGATTTGCCGATGGCCCTGCGGTTCGCACCGGCCCGCCCATCGTGGACATGGCGACGGGGATGTCTGCCTGCAACGCCATCCTGATGGCGCTGTTGGCGCGGGATCGGCTCGATCGCGGTCAGCATGTCGAGGTCGCCCTGTTCGACGTCGCGATGGGCATGACCGGTTTCTATGGCATGGCCTATCTGATCAACGGCGAAAATCCCGGCCGGTTTGGCAATTCGCCGAGTGGCTCCCCTACCGTCGGCGTGTACGAGGCCTCTGATGGGCCGCTTTACATGGCCTGCGCGAACGACCGGCTCTATCGCCGGCTGGTGGTCGAGGTGCTGAACCGGCCGGATCTGATCACCGATCCGCAGTTTGCAACGCGCAGGGCGCGTTCCGAGCACAAGGAGCTCTTGCGAGCAGCCATCGCGGAGGTCTTTGCAAGCGACACCCTCGAGAACTGGATGACCAAGATGAAGCTGGCCAATATCCCGGTCGGCTATCTCCGGACGGTCGAGGAGGGGTTCAATGCACCGGAGGCGCGAGCGCGCCATCGCTTGAACCGGATTCCACATCGTACGGCGGGATGGGTCCCGAACATCGAGCCGCCGATTGCCATGAGCTTGACCGGCCCGATTGATCCTGTGGCTGCTCCATTGCTGGGCGAGCACACGGAGCAGGTCTTGCGTGACACGCTCGGTTACGACGAGCGTCGGATATCCCAGTTCACCCAAATGGGCGTCTTCGGCTCGGGCAAACCTGCCTCGTCGGGCTGA